The following proteins come from a genomic window of Dreissena polymorpha isolate Duluth1 chromosome 1, UMN_Dpol_1.0, whole genome shotgun sequence:
- the LOC127853687 gene encoding refilin-A-like: protein MRENTLILPESVSETVSVSSQACYAERSDISYVDFVTMKRFNEEVKFAPCLTPVAYQDTVICYKNPSKKRFKSQVIYEHRIKPRTFSDTLTVFPKRPVKRFVTLVDYHIDECRRWFKTTMEFKARTYTTRKIFRDSDGDTDDLEIDTDSDSDADMVAKSTQSNSGPSASQIYLPRWEKQRELELESNNVHHFMNGDIIINGY from the coding sequence ATGAGGGAGAACACACTAATCTTGCCTGAGTCAGTGAGCGAGACAGTGTCAGTATCGTCCCAGGCTTGCTATGCAGAGAGAAGTGACATAAGCTATGTGGATTTTGTAACTATGAAACGGTTTAACGAGGAAGTTAAATTTGCACCATGTCTCACACCAGTAGCATATCAAGACACGGTGATCTGTTACAAGAACCCGTCGAAGAAACGCTTCAAGAGTCAGGTTATTTACGAACACAGAATCAAACCGCGGACCTTCAGCGATACGCTGACAGTGTTTCCCAAAAGACCTGTAAAACGTTTCGTAACTTTGGTGGATTACCACATTGACGAGTGTCGTAGATGGTTTAAGACCACAATGGAGTTTAAGGCAAGAACTTATACGACCAGAAAGATATTCAGAGACTCTGACGGTGATACCGATGATCTAGAAATTGACACGGACTCCGACAGTGATGCGGACATGGTTGCAAAGTCAACGCAATCTAACAGTGGACCGTCTGCGTCGCAGATTTACTTGCCGAGATGGGAAAAGCAGAGGGAGCTTGAACTCGAAAGCAATAACGTGCACCATTTTATGAATGGGGATATCATTATCAACGGGTATTAA
- the LOC127853663 gene encoding dynein regulatory complex subunit 2-like, giving the protein MPAKKKKSGKLSKMTEEERLAYEEQKRLAEEEMRKKKEDMLTQFLKDKLTKEERATRFNLNKLNHQWRNIMREAKSKELKKDIEILSQTFERVVDRKDAVIKSLAKDLMEAEEQYSMALRSHLQNIDNLIDAQKARLQKLQDEYDDELEIIREEFDTERAIMVDQHNAEMNDIADILFAMEQNFQEREAEAKSEFQSMRDEIKSKNLEEKHALHVALDHKVEDLWQLLTEALENYNMTTVERKVAFENLKVKDEKSAREIEANMRKLQRISDQIAGLKAKMAANQKECEDRNKSLKESREKMLAHFQQMKAEMNKVRENERDKLTKVTLESNAAIKEVQRQKNKVEQILKVSEMCRKLETEEEKVLPFYASSLTKEEQEDVEAAVLEAPSEPLANAMHEYTSLENFWKRFNKVMLDKLALDKERQTLLGENQQLRTLLKQYLDGISVNDEIISQVNPLFIVNNKTNVKLNVPVHDPRLRRPAAQTVVEAAHVVKHTLPMR; this is encoded by the exons ATGCCTGCCAAGAAAAAGAAGTCCGGCAAGCTGTCAAAAATGACAGAGGAGGAGAGACTGGCCTATGAGGAACAGAAGCGTTTGGCTGAAGAAGAAATGCGAAAAAAGAAAGAAGATATGCTGACACAGTtcttaaaa GACAAACTTACAAAAGAAGAAAGAGCGACACGATTCAACCTAAACAAATTAAATCACCAATGGAGGAATATTATGCGAGAGGCAAAATCTAAAGAACTTAAGAAAGACATTGAGATTCTTAGTCAGACATTTGAACGTGTAGTGGACCGGAAAGATGCTGTTATTAAATCATTGGCAAAGGATTTGATGGAAGCTGAAGAGCAGTATTCTATGGCCTTGAGAAGTCACCTACAGAACATTGATAACCTTATAG ATGCACAGAAGGCCAGACTGCAAAAGCTTCAGGATGAGTACGATGATGAGCTAGAGATCATCAGAGAGGAGTTTGACACAGAGAGGGCTATCATGGTGGACCAGCACAACGCAGAGATGAACGACATTGCCGATATCCTCTTTGCAATGGAGCAGAATTTCCAAGAGCGTGAAGCTGAGGCAAAGTCTGAGTTCCAGAGTATGAGAGATGAGATCAAGAGCAAG AACCTAGAGGAGAAGCATGCCCTGCATGTGGCCCTGGACCACAAGGTGGAGGACCTCTGGCAGCTGTTGACAGAGGCCCTGGAGAACTATAACATGACCACTGTCGAGCGCAAGGTTGCCTTTGAGAATCTCAAGGTCAAGGATGAAAAGAGTGCCCGCGAGATAGAGGCCAACATGCGCAAGCTACAGAGAATATCG GATCAAATTGCTGGCTTAAAAGCAAAAATGGCAGCAAATCAAAAAGAATGTGAGGACAGAAACAAGTCATTGAAAGAG TCACGGGAGAAAATGTTGGCGCACTTCCAGCAAATGAAGGCAGAAATGAACAAAGTACGGGAGAACGAGAGAGACAAACTCACCAAAGTCACCCTGGAGAGCAATGCTGCCATCAAGGAAGTCCAAAGACAGAAAAATAAG GTTGAGCAGATCTTGAAGGTGTCAGAGATGTGTCGCAAGTTGGAGACAGAGGAGGAGAAGGTGCTGCCATTCTACGCCTCCTCTCTCACCAAGGAGGAGCAGGAGGATGTGGAGGCTGCAGTGCTCGAAGCTCCATCAGAGCCACTCGCCAAT GCTATGCACGAGTACACATCGCTGGAGAACTTCTGGAAGCGCTTCAACAAGGTGATGCTGGACAAGCTTGCCCTTGACAAGGAACGCCAGACTCTACTGGGTGAGAACCAACAGCTGCGCACTCTACTGAAGCAGTACCTCGACGGCATCTCTGTCAACGACGAGATCATCAGCCAGGTCAACCCGCTCTTCATCGTCAACAACAAGACCAATGTCAA GTTGAATGTTCCTGTACACGACCCAAGACTCCGTCGACCGGCTGCTCAAACGGTTGTGGAGGCCGCCCATGTTGTGAAACATACTCTTCCTATGCGATAG